A DNA window from Vigna angularis cultivar LongXiaoDou No.4 chromosome 1, ASM1680809v1, whole genome shotgun sequence contains the following coding sequences:
- the LOC108322467 gene encoding LRR receptor-like serine/threonine-protein kinase RGI3, whose translation MPVNPWTLFFLCISLMLPLHFLTVAAVNQQGEALLSWRRTLNGSLEVLSNWDPVQVTPCSWYGVSCNTKNEVVQLDLRYVDLLGRLPSDFTSLLSLSSLILAGTNLTGSIPKEIGYLVELSYLDLSDNALSGQIPSELCYLPKLEELHLNSNDLVGSIPVAIGNLTKLQKLILYDNQLSGEIPTTIGNLKSLQVIRAGGNKNLEGPLPQEIGNCSSLAMLGLAETSLSGFLPPTLGLLKNLETIAIYTSLLSGEIPPELGDCTGLQNIYLYENSLTGSIPSKLGNLKNLENLLLWQNNLVGTLPPEIGNCERLSVIDVSMNSLTGSIPNTFGNLTSLQELQLSVNQISGEIPGELGKCQQLTHVELDNNLITGTIPSELGNLANLTLLFLWHNKLQGNIPSSLSNCQNLEAIDLSQNGLTGPIPKGIFQLKNLNKLLLLSNNLSGKIPSEIGNCSSLIRFRANDNNITGNIPSQIGNLNNLNFLDLGNNRISGGIPEEISGCRNLAFLDIHSNFLAGNLPESLSRLNSLQFLDVSDNMIEGILNPTVGELTALSKLVLSKNRISGSIPSQIGSCSKLQLLDLSSNNLSGEIPGSIGNIPALEIALNLSLNQLSGEIPREFSGLTKLGVLDISHNTLSGNIQYLAGLQNLVVLNISNNKFSGRVPDTPFFAKLPLSVLAGNPALCFSGNECSGDGGGRSGRRAKVARVAMVVLLCTACLLLMAALYVVVAAKRRGDRENDVELDGKDSDVDMAPPWEVTLYQKLDLSISDVAKCLTAGNVIGQGRSGVVYRVDLSSTGLAVAVKKFRLSEKFSAAAFSSEIATLARIRHRNIVRLLGWGANRRTKLLFYDYLPNGNLDTLLHEGCTGLIDWETRLKIALGVAEGVAYLHHDCVPAILHRDVKAQNILLGDRYEPCLADFGFARFVEEDHASFSINPHFAGSYGYIAPEYACMLKITEKSDVYSFGVVLLEIITGKRPVDPSFPDGQHVIQWVREHLKSKKDPIQVLDSKLQGHPDTQIQEMLQALGIALLCTSNRAEDRPTMKDVAALLREIRHDPPPGAEPHKPKPITSQASSYSSSSVTPAQLLLLQSTSNSSSSLAYSSSSATPYPPSRNQSSIQI comes from the exons ATGCCTGTAAATCCATGGACCCTCTTCTTCTTATGCATTTCCCTTATGCTCCCACTCCATTTTCTCACAGTTGCTGCAGTGAACCAACAAGGGGAGGCTCTTCTATCATGGAGGAGAACCCTGAACGGGTCCCTGGAGGTATTGAGTAACTGGGACCCAGTTCAAGTCACCCCATGTAGCTGGTATGGAGTGAGTTGCAACACGAAGAACGAAGTAGTACAGCTGGATCTGAGGTATGTGGATTTGCTTGGAAGACTGCCCAGTGATTTCACCTCATTGCTTTCCTTAAGCAGTCTGATCTTAGCCGGAACCAATCTCACGGGTTCAATTCCAAAAGAAATAGGTTACCTTGTGGAACTCAGCTACTTGGACTTAAGTGACAATGCCTTGAGTGGCCAAATACCAAGTGAGCTATGTTACTTGCCTAAACTTGAGGAACTCCATCTCAACTCCAATGATCTCGTGGGGTCCATTCCAGTTGCAATTGGAAACCTCACAAAGTTGCAGAAGCTGATCCTATATGACAACCAACTCAGCGGGGAAATTCCTACCACAATCGGCAACCTTAAGAGCCTTCAAGTGATAAGAGCAGGAGGAAACAAGAACCTGGAGGGTCCTCTACCACAAGAAATTGGCAACTGTTCCAGTTTAGCGATGTTGGGTCTTGCTGAAACAAGCCTCTCAGGTTTTCTGCCACCAACTCTTGGCCTTCTGAAGAACCTTGAAACCATTGCCATTTACACTTCCTTACTCTCCGGTGAAATACCACCTGAACTTGGGGACTGCACAGGGCTCCAAAACATTTACCTTTACGAGAACTCTCTCACTGGATCAATACCAAGCAAGTTGGGAAACCTTAAAAACCTCGAAAACCTTCTACTGTGGCAGAACAACCTAGTTGGTACCTTGCCCCCCGAGATTGGCAACTGTGAGCGGTTGTCAGTGATTGACGTGTCAATGAACTCACTAACCGGAAGCATTCCCAACACTTTCGGGAACTTGACATCATTGCAAGAGCTCCAACTCAGTGTAAACCAGATTTCGGGGGAGATTCCAGGAGAACTGGGGAAGTGTCAGCAACTCACACATGTGGAGCTTGACAACAATCTCATCACTGGTACCATACCTTCCGAATTAGGAAACCTTGCTAATTTAACGCTCTTGTTCTTATGGCACAACAAGCTGCAAGGTAACATTCCCTCTTCCCTTTCCAATTGTCAAAACCTAGAGGCTATTGATCTGTCACAGAATGGATTAACGGGTCCCATACCCAAGGGGATATTCCAGCTCAAGAATCTCAACAAGCTTTTGCTCCTATCCAATAACCTCTCAGGGAAAATTCCATCTGAAATTGGGAATTGTTCTTCCCTAATTCGATTCCGAGCCAACGACAACAACATCACCGGGAACATTCCCTCGCAGATTGGGAATCTCAACAATTTGAATTTCCTTGACCTAGGGAATAATCGGATTTCCGGCGGTATCCCGGAGGAGATATCTGGCTGCCGGAATCTCGCATTTCTTGATATACATTCGAACTTTCTCGCCGGAAACCTACCAGAAAGTTTGAGCCGGCTTAATTCGCTTCAGTTTCTCGATGTTTCCGACAACATGATCGAAGGTATACTAAACCCCACCGTCGGCGAACTCACCGCGCTCTCCAAACTAGTTCTCTCGAAGAATCGAATCTCCGGCTCAATTCCGAGTCAAATTGGGTCTTGTTCTAAATTACAATTACTGGATCTCAGTAGCAACAATCTCTCCGGCGAAATCCCCGGCAGCATCGGCAACATTCCGGCATTGGAAATCGCTCTGAATTTGAGCCTGAACCAACTATCCGGCGAGATCCCTCGGGAGTTCTCCGGATTGACGAAGCTCGGAGTGCTGGACATATCTCACAACACTCTCAGCGGAAACATTCAATATCTCGCGGGTCTGCAGAATCTGGTGGTGCTCAATATCTCGAATAACAAATTCTCGGGACGAGTTCCGGATACGCCTTTCTTCGCGAAGCTGCCGTTGAGTGTGCTGGCGGGGAACCCGGCGCTGTGCTTTTCCGGAAACGAGTGCAGTGGCGACGGCGGCGGAAGGTCGGGACGGCGGGCGAAGGTAGCGCGCGTGGCGATGGTGGTCCTGCTGTGCACCGCGTGCTTGCTGCTCATGGCGGCGCTATATGTCGTCGTCGCAGCGAAACGGCGAGGGGACCGCGAAAACGACGTGGAGCTAGATGGAAAGGACAGCGACGTGGACATGGCCCCACCTTGGGAAGTGACACTGTACCAGAAACTCGATCTGTCCATCTCTGACGTAGCTAAATGTCTCACTGCTGGCAACGTCATCGGCCAAGGCCGATCCGGCGTCGTTTATAGGGTCGACTTGTCGAGTACGGGACTCGCCGTGGCGGTGAAGAAGTTCCGGTTGTCGGAGAAATTCTCCGCGGCGGCGTTCTCGTCGGAGATTGCCACGCTTGCGCGAATCCGTCACCGGAACATCGTGCGGCTGCTGGGTTGGGGGGCCAACAGGAGAACCAAGTTACTGTTTTACGATTATTTACCGAATGGTAACCTGGACACGCTGTTACATGAGGGGTGCACAGGATTAATTGATTGGGAGACGAGGCTCAAGATAGCGTTGGGGGTGGCTGAGGGCGTGGCTTATTTGCACCACGATTGCGTGCCTGCTATCTTGCACCGGGACGTCAAGGCGCAGAACATTTTGTTAGGAGACAGATACGAGCCCTGTTTGGCGGATTTTGGTTTCGCTCGATTCGTGGAAGAGGATCACGCATCCTTTTCGATTAATCCACATTTCGCCGGCTCCTACGGTTACATTGCTCCCG AGTATGCTTGCATGCTTAAAATCACAGAGAAGAGCGACGTGTACAGCTTTGGAGTGGTCCTACTGGAGATAATAACGGGGAAAAGGCCAGTGGATCCATCATTCCCGGATGGGCAACATGTTATTCAGTGGGTCAGGGAGCACCTCAAAAGCAAGAAGGACCCGATCCAGGTTCTAGATTCCAAGCTCCAAGGCCATCCAGACACACAAATCCAAGAGATGCTACAAGCACTTGGTATTGCCCTCTTGTGCACAAGTAATCGTGCAGAGGATCGACCGACAATGAAAGATGTTGCAGCATTATTGAGAGAAATTCGTCACGATCCTCCACCAGGCGCTGAGCCCCACAAGCCCAAACCCATTACATCTCAAGCTTCATCCTATTCCTCCTCCTCTGTCACCCCTGCTCAGTTGTTGCTCCTGCAATCTACCTCCAACTCCTCCTCATCCCTTGCTTATTCCTCTTCCTCAGCAACACCCTACCCCCCTTCAAGGAATCAATCCTCCATTCAAATTTAA